The Coffea arabica cultivar ET-39 chromosome 4e, Coffea Arabica ET-39 HiFi, whole genome shotgun sequence genome includes a window with the following:
- the LOC140005638 gene encoding uncharacterized protein — translation MSFVHAKCSVEERRALWYALLKDKPISLPWCIGGDFNVILAPHEKRGGRPFAIAEGMEFMSFMEDAGVFDVGFSGANFTWSNNRRGRARVSKRLDRFLVNGACLDISNVISVLHLARHPSDHAPLKISFTDRSDHTPCPFRFLNVWTTKPELLEVIRHAWNQDVGGSPLRVLCSKLLATRRAIQTWNKQHFGNVLDAVRSAESGVQRAEEAMDQYVSEECQIELSKAQAELRHALSIEEQFWSQKARVKWLKHGDRNSRYFHAVVRQRRAHQMIHRIKKSNGVWVDTNDDIATEAITYFSDFFTGSSESSSDMQHLIPTIISEEDNEKLEKIPSIEEVYRVVSSMDGDSAAGPDGFTGKFFTFAWEVIAQDVYNAILSFFCGAELPRFITSTSIVLIPKIPNPQDFSQYRPISLCNFFNKLLSRILADRVAYVLPKIISPQQTGFVKGRNITENFLLAQEIVSGIGKKNRGGNVVMKLDMSKAYDRVAWNHIIGVLRRFGFGEIFIDLVWRLISNVWLSVIINGASHGFFKSMRGLRQGDPLSPALFIIGAEVLSRGLNNLVMQSGFVGFKVPYGCPAITHLAFADDVLIFANGSSNSLKVIMQVLEAYQRCSGQLINVLKSCYLVHPSLSPARRRVIERTTKFTWQSFPIRYLGFPLYFGRCKSSYFGEACQSILGRIISWKSRMLSFGGKIVLIKHVLASMPVHLMSAAIIPSKVFRTIEKAFSTFIWGSSPEDSKFHWIRWSQMCYPVDEGGVGFRKLQDIYAAFSFKLWWNFRKGLSLWADFMKAKYCRHLHPCQVEIKAMDSALWRRMINVSRQVELSMLWIAKDGACHFWYDNWLGGGALFHRATVVPNLSFGNFIINGHWDVNLLYQTLPMEMVPSILNHSIPEEGGESEVIWMPTTSGNFSIASAFRDIRQARNKSMVFDTIWLPQLPFKISFFMLRLLLGRLPVPDRLCKLGLHLPSKCFCCSSASEESIEHLFSNGHIASTVWNYFGASCGLSSPGSALRPRIVGWWLSSHDSEIQRFIGHILPSVVCWQIWKARNKAMFEDVQMRPLAICHAIFLEIQTMVGIHFKQMFRVQSFHHLYDWSCSSYTGVIYKLVRWETKDSDRFILNTDGCSKGNPGVSGGGGVLRDSNGIPLIGFSTYLGETTSLCAEARALLIGLQTCVHRGIDNLYVQSDSLILVGILQNRLQCPWKIRREIRQIWQLVKDPDRFSHCYREANKVADALSNVGVLHPEHQIKFYEAFSSFPTMARGALRLDRLGMPSIRKSRRMKG, via the coding sequence ATGTCCTTTGTTCATGCTAAGTGCTCAGTGGAGGAGCGCCGTGCCTTATGGTATGCCTTATTAAAGGATAAGCCAATTTCTCTTCCTTGGTGTATTGGAGGTGATTTTAATGTTATATTAGCACCTCATGAAAAACGAGGGGGACGCCCATTTGCTATAGCGGAGGGGATGGAGTTCATGTCTTTTATGGAAGATGCCGGAGTCTTTGATGTAGGATTTTCAGGAGCTAACTTCACGTGGTCTAATAATCGGAGAGGAAGAGCTCGGGTTTCAAAGAGGTTGGATAGGTTTTTAGTCAATGGGGCTTGCTTGGATATCTCAAACGTAATTTCTGTGCTTCACCTAGCTAGACACCCTTCAGACCATGCAccgttgaaaatttcatttactgACCGCTCAGATCATACCCCATGCCCTTTCCGATTTTTGAACGTCTGGACAACCAAACCCGAACTCTTGGAGGTAATTCGCCATGCTTGGAACCAAGATGTGGGTGGTTCTCCATTGCGTGTTTTGTGCTCTAAATTATTGGCAACAAGGAGGGCAATTCAAACTTGGAACAAACAACACTTTGGGAATGTATTAGATGCTGTTCGTTCCGCAGAATCGGGGGTCCAACGCGCAGAGGAAGCTATGGATCAATATGTATCGGAGGAATGCCAAATAGAGCTTAGCAAGGCTCAGGCAGAGTTGCGGCATGCATTGTCAATTGAAGAGCAATTTTGGAGCCAAAAGGCCAGAGTCAAATGGCTTAAACATGGAGATCGTAATTCAAGGTATTTTCATGCGGTTGTAAGACAGAGACGTGCTCACCAAATGATACACCGCATCAAAAAGTCAAACGGTGTTTGGGTGGACACGAATGATGATATAGCAACTGAGGCAATAACATATTTCTCTGACTTTTTCACGGGCTCTTCCGAATCTTCTTCCGATATGCAGCACCTAATTCCAACCATAATCTCAGAAGAGGAcaatgaaaaattggaaaaaattccTTCGATTGAAGAAGTCTATCGAGTCGTGAGCTCAATGGATGGGGACAGTGCTGCTGGCCCAGATGGTTTTACAGGCAAATTTTTTACATTTGCCTGGGAAGTTATCGCTCAAGATGTATATAATGCAATACTCAGCTTTTTCTGTGGGGCAGAGTTGCCTCGATTCATCACATCCACTTCCATTGTGTTAATTCCGAAAATACCAAATCCTCAGGATTTTTCTCAATATAGGCCCATCAGTTTGTGCAACTTCTTCAACAAATTATTATCCAGGATCTTAGCTGATAGAGTTGCTTATGTTTTGCCCAAAATTATTTCACCCCAGCAGACAGGCTTTGTGAAGGGGCGTAATATAACAGAAAACTTTCTGCTAGCTCAGGAGATAGTTTCGGGTATTGGAAAAAAGAATAGAGGAGGCAATGTGGTAATGAAGCTTGACATGtctaaggcatatgaccggGTGGCATGGAATCATATTATTGGTGTTCTCAGGAGGTTTGGCTTCGGAGAAATATTTATTGATTTAGTATGGAGATTGATCTCTAATGTCTGGTTGTCGGTCATTATAAATGGGGCATCTCATGGTTTCTTTAAATCTATGAGAGGACTTCGTCAGGGTGATCCTTTATCGCCTGCATTATTCATTATAGGGGCTGAGGTGTTATCTAGAGGATTGAATAATCTCGTCATGCAATCGGGTTTTGTGGGATTCAAAGTCCCGTATGGATGTCCTGCTATAACTCATTTGGCGTTTGCGGATGATGTTCTCATATTTGCAAACGGATCCTCTAATTCTCTGAAGGTTATCATGCAGGTGCTAGAGGCGTATCAAAGGTGTTCGGGACAGCTAATAAATGTGCTAAAAAGTTGCTACCTAGTTCATCCATCCTTATCACCGGCGAGACGAAGGgtgattgaacgcaccactaaGTTTACCTGGCAATCATTTCCAATTCGATATTTGGGTTTTCCGCTTTATTTTGGGAGATGCAAATCATCATACTTTGGAGAAGCGTGTCAGTCTATTCTAGGGAGAATCATATCCTGGAAATCAAGGATGCTTTCATTTGGAGGTAAAATAGTTCTTATCAAACATGTCTTGGCATCGATGCCAGTACATCTGATGTCGGCTGCGATTATCCCGAGTAAGGTATTTAGAACTATAGAAAAGGCTTTCTCGACCTTCATATGGGGCTCATCACCCGAGGATTCAAAATTTCACTGGATACGTTGGTCCCAAATGTGTTATCCGGTTGATGAGGGAGGGGTTGGATTTCGGAAGCTACAAGATATCTATGCAGCTTTCTCATTCAAACTTTGGTGGAATTTTAGAAAAGGTTTGTCATTATGGGCTGATTTCATGAAGGCAAAATACTGTAGACATCTCCATCCTTGTCAGGTAGAAATCAAGGCAATGGACTCCGCACTCTGGCGAAGGATGATCAATGTGAGTCGACAAGTGGAACTCTCAATGCTATGGATTGCCAAAGACGGAGCTTGTCATTTTTGGTACGATAATTGGTTGGGAGGTGGCGCTTTGTTCCACCGAGCGACCGTTGTCCCGAATTTGTCTTTTGGTAATTTCATCATTAATGGACACTGGGATGTTAATTTGTTATATCAGACACTGCCAATGGAAATGGTGCCCTCTATTTTAAATCATTCAATTCCAGAAGAAGGGGGGGAATCTGAAGTCATTTGGATGCCCACAACATCTGGAAACTTCTCTATAGCTTCGGCATTTCGGGATATTAGGCAAGCCCGCAACAAGTCTATGGTATTTGATACAATTTGGCTTCCTCAGCTCcctttcaaaatttctttcttcatgtTACGATTGTTGCTGGGGAGACTGCCGGTTCCAGATAGGTTATGCAAACTTGGTTTACATTTACCCTCAAAGTGTTTTTGCTGCTCTTCGGCATCTGAAGAATCAATTGAACATTTGTTTTCCAATGGTCACATAGCGTCGacagtttggaattattttggagCTTCTTGTGGTTTGTCCTCTCCAGGGTCAGCTTTGAGGCCCCGAATAGTTGGTTGGTGGCTCAGCTCACATGACTCTGAGATACAACGATTCATTGGACACATTCTGCCCAGTGTTGTCTGTTggcaaatttggaaagcaagaaataaagcaatgttTGAGGATGTCCAGATGAGGCCGCTTGCCATTTGTCATGCCATTTTCTTGGAGATCCAGACCATGGTGGGAATTCATTTCAAACAAATGTTCAGAGTCCAGTCTTTTCATCATTTGTATGATTGGTCGTGCTCTTCTTATACTGGGGTTATATACAAACTTGTTCGTTGGGAAACAAAGGACTCCGATCGGTTCATATTAAATACGGATGGCTGTTCCAAGGGCAATCCAGGAGTGAGTGGAGGTGGTGGGGTTCTTAGGGATTCAAATGGCATACCTTTGATTGGCTTTTCGACATATCTTGGGGAAACTACAAGTCTTTGTGCAGAGGCTCGGGCCCTCCTTATTGGTCTTCAAACTTGTGTACATAGAGGTATTGATAATCTCTATGTTCAATCCGATTCTTTGATATTAGTTGGAATTCTTCAGAATCGCCTTCAGTGCCCCTGGAAGATTCGACGAGAGATTAGGCAGATTTGGCAGCTTGTGAAAGATCCGGATCGGTTTTCACATTGTTACAGGGAAGCTAACAAAGTTGCAGATGCGCTGTCCAACGTGGGAGTATTGCATCCAGAGCATCAAATCAAGTTTTACGAGGCCTTTAGTTCATTTCCAACTATGGCACGTGGGGCACTTCGCCTTGATAGATTAGGAATGCCTTCAATTCGGAAAAGTAGGCGTATGAAGGGCTGA
- the LOC140005639 gene encoding uncharacterized protein, which translates to MSSGDEKSYFDPKLNNEALINQFKRLLRETMEPIQDRLERLESSQGHSKTINRKTPSRENYDSNSEEEELIQQPRREQKRSDDALKEVKIKIPTFQGTSDPAVYLEWEQRIEMVFECQYYTEEQKVKLATFEFTDYAMVWWDQERTSRRRCRAPAEIGHIQSQCPNRHTMILLYSGEVVTDDEKEYKNMPPLCEDSDDSVEEIVTSDAIGVTLVTMRALTTQSKVDEAQRENMFYTCCYVKDKTCSLIIDSGSCTNVASALMVEKLALPTLRHPLPYKLQWLNESGEVRVTKQVVIPFRIGKYENEVLCDVVPMHASHILLGRSWQYDKKTSHDGFTNKYSFIHNGRKVTLAPLSPQQVQEDQARLQKEHELVTAQRAKEKAEGQKAKDPAANDKQIVLHESAKEGKKRQNLLAKCRDIRRVLLSKQPIYVLYCKKVLIVTNNLLDRLPSSVVSLLQEYEDVFPKEIPSDLPPIRGIEHRIDFIPGASLPNKSVYRMGPEETKEIQRQVDELLDKGWTRESMSPCVVPVILVPKKEGTWRMCVDCRAVNNIMLVFLGYVVSAQGIRVDESKVIAINEWPIPKSVGVVRSFHGLASFYRWFVKDFSTIAAPLAAIIKKDEKFHWGIEQDKAFQLLKHKLTHAPLLSLPNFDRTFEIKCDTSCVGIGAVLMQEGRPIAYFSEKLNGAALNYSTYDKELYALVRALETWRYTLLTVLDTKLLGFDFIKELLTDLDFSSMFKTCQDGGHAQRRNKLQPRGDGPFRVLERINDNAYKLELPGEYGVSSTFNVADLSPYLADDEVDLRINLSQEEGNDEVEGLTLQVEQLKVPLGPMKRARAKKVKESLQALVRAVQDQVGVPRAIEGMEEARVINVLVNKGEENSS; encoded by the exons ATGTCAAGTGGAGATGAGAAATCGTACTTTGACCCAAAGCTTAACAATGAAGCTTTGATAAACCAATTCAAGAGGTTGTTGCGTGAAACCATGGAGCCAATCCAAGATAGACTCGAAAGATTGGAAAGTTCTCAAGGTCACTCCAAGACCATTAATAGGAAAACTCCATCTCGTGAAAATTACGACTCAAATAGTGAGGAGGAGGAGTTGATCCAGCAGCCTAGGAGGGAACAAAAGAGATCCGACGATGCCCTTAAAGAAGTTAAGATCAAAATTCCAACCTTTCAAGGAACTTCGGATCCAGCCGTTTACTTGGAGTGGGAGCAACGGATTGAAATGGTGTTCGAGTGCCAATATtatacggaggagcaaaaggtgaaactagcTACCTTTGAATTCACCGACTATGCTATGGTTTGGTGGGATCAAGAGCGAACTAGTAGGAGAAGATGTAGAGCACCAGCC GAAATCGGTCATATTCAGTCTCAATGTCCTAATCGACACACCATGATTCTTCTTTATAGTGGTGAGGTAGTGACAGATGATGAGAAGGAATACAAAAACATGCCACCTTTGTGTGAAGATAGTGATGACTCTGTGGAAGAAATTGTTACTAGTGATGCTATTGGGGTCACTTTGGTAACTATGAGGGCATTAACAACTCAATCCAAAGTGGATGAGGCTCAGCGAGAGAATATGTTTTACACATGCTGTTATGTGAAAGACAAGACGTGTAGTTTAATCATTGACTCTGGGAGCTGTACAAATGTCGCGAGTGCCTTAATGGTGGAAAAATTAGCACTTCCCACTTTGCGACATCCTCTTCCCTATAAGTTGCAGTGGTTGAATGAGAGTGGGGAAGTACGGGTGACAAAGCAAGTTGTGATACCATTTCGTATCGGCAAGTATGAGAATGAAGTCCTTTGCGATGTAGTGCCGATGCATGCTTCCCACATATTGTTGGGAAGATCATGGCAATATGATAAGAAAACCAGCCATGATGGATTCACCAACAAATACTCATTCATACATAATGGCCGAAAGGTTACACTTGCACCCTTGTCCCCTCAACAAGTTCAGGAGGATCAAGCAAGGTTGCAAAAGGAACATGAACTTGTGACTGCCCAACGAGCTAAAGAGAAGGCCGAAGGACAAAAAGCTAAGGATCCGGCCGCTAATGACAAGCAAATTGTCCTTCACGAGTCAGCCAAAGAAGGAAAGAAGCGGCAAAACCTGTTGGCCAAGTGCCGAGACATTAGAAGAGTATTATTGTCTAAGCAACCTATTTATGTGCTTTATTGTAAGAAAGTTCTTATAGTGACTAACAATTTGCTTGACCGGTTACCTTCTAGTGTGGTGTCATTGTTGCAGGAGTATGAGGATGTATTCCCCAAGGAGATTCCAAGCGATTTACCACCAATAAGAGGAATTGAGCACCGGATTGATTTCATCCCTGGAGCATCTTTGCCAAACAAATCGGTGTACCGGATGGGACCCGAAGAGACTAAAGAAATACAACGGCAAGTTGATGAGTTGCTTGACAAAGGTTGGACGAGAGAAAGCATGAGCCCGTGTGTCGTCCCTGTCATTCTCGTACCAAAAAAGGAAGGTACTTGGCGGATGTGTGTAGACTGCCGTGCTGTTAATAACATAATG CTTGTTTTCCTAGGATATGTTGTTAGTGCACAGGGAATCCGCGTTGATGAAAGCAAGGTAATTGCAATCAACGAATGGCCAATTCCTAAAAGTGTAGGAGTGGTAAGGAGCTTCCACGGCCTTGCTAGTTTCTACCGATGGTTCGTAAAGGActttagcaccattgctgcGCCTTTGGCAGCCATCATTAAAAAGGatgagaaatttcattgggGCATTGAACAAGATAAGGCGTTCCAACTCCTTAAACACAAACTAACACATGCACCCTTATTGTCCCTACCTAATTTTGACAGAACTTTTGAGATAAAATGTGATACTTCTTGTGTAGGGATTGGAGCAGTTCTAATGCAAGAAGGAAGACCAATCGCATATTTTAGCGAAAAATTAAACGGTGCTGCCTTGAACTACTCTACATATGACAAAGAGCTGTATGCGTTAGTACGTGCTTTGGAGACATG GCGGTATACTTTGCTTACTGTACTTGATACAAAATTGCTTGGCTTTGATTTCATTAAAGAATTATTGACTGACCTTGATTTTTCTAGCATGTTTAAAACTTGTCAAGACGGAGGTCACG CACAACGTCGAAACAAACTTCAACCTCGTGGAGATGGACCATTCCGAGTTCTAGAACGCATTAACGATAATGCTTATAAACTAGAACTCCCTGGTGAGTATGGTGTGAGCTCGACTTTTAATGTTGCTGATTTGAGTCCCTACCTTGCAGATGATGAGGTCGATTTGAGGATAAATCTTTcgcaagaggaggggaatgatgaggtTGAGGGTCTAACGTTACAAGTTGAGCAACTTAAGGTTCCGCTTGGACCAATGAAACGTGCTCGTGCTAAGAAAGTGAAAGAGTCATTACAAGCATTAGTGAGGGCTGTTCAGGATCAAGTTGGTGTTCCAAGGGCTATTGAAGGCATGGAGGAAGCACGAGTCATCAACGTGTTAGTGAATAAGGGTGAAGAAAACTCGAGCTAA